The Altererythrobacter sp. CAU 1644 genome has a window encoding:
- a CDS encoding acetyl-CoA C-acetyltransferase translates to MTRRAAIVSPLRTPVGKFLGSLAPLDAGALGAVILKALVERSGIDPERVDDVVFSQGYGNAEAPAIGHWSWLAAGLPLEVPGFQLDRRCGSGVQAVATAAMMVETGMADVVVAGGCESMSNVEHYTTDLRGGVRMGDMTLHDRLSRGRLMSQPIERFGVITGMIETAENLAKDYAITREEADAFAVRSHQNGAKAWEEGKFADHLVPVEIPQRRGDPVVFDHDEGYRADASMESLGALRAIDLKRDPDAIVTAGNASQQNDAAAACLVVAEDKLEEMGLEPSLWFRGWAAAGCDPSRMGIGPVPAVERLFARTGMGWDDIGLVELNEAFAPQVLAVLKGWGWSAGDSRRDMLNVNGSGISLGHPIGATGGRILADMAAEMHRREVRYGLETMCIGGGQGIAAIFERAA, encoded by the coding sequence ATGACCAGACGCGCCGCCATCGTTTCTCCCCTGCGCACGCCGGTGGGCAAGTTCCTCGGCTCGCTCGCGCCGCTCGATGCAGGGGCGCTCGGGGCGGTCATCCTCAAGGCGCTGGTCGAGCGCAGCGGGATCGATCCTGAGCGGGTCGACGACGTCGTCTTCAGCCAGGGCTACGGCAATGCCGAGGCGCCTGCCATCGGCCACTGGAGCTGGCTGGCGGCCGGACTGCCGCTCGAAGTGCCAGGCTTCCAGCTCGACCGCCGCTGCGGCTCGGGCGTGCAGGCGGTGGCGACCGCCGCGATGATGGTCGAAACCGGCATGGCCGATGTCGTGGTCGCAGGCGGCTGCGAGAGCATGTCCAATGTCGAGCACTACACCACCGACCTGCGCGGCGGCGTGCGCATGGGCGACATGACCTTGCACGACCGCCTCTCGCGCGGGCGGCTGATGAGCCAGCCGATCGAGCGCTTCGGGGTGATCACCGGCATGATCGAGACTGCGGAGAACCTCGCCAAGGATTACGCGATCACACGCGAGGAGGCCGATGCCTTTGCCGTGCGTAGCCACCAGAATGGAGCCAAGGCGTGGGAAGAAGGCAAATTCGCCGATCACCTCGTGCCGGTCGAGATTCCGCAGCGGCGCGGCGATCCGGTGGTGTTCGACCATGACGAGGGCTATCGCGCCGATGCCAGTATGGAATCGCTCGGCGCCTTGCGCGCGATCGATCTCAAGCGCGATCCCGATGCCATCGTCACCGCGGGCAACGCCAGCCAGCAGAACGACGCCGCGGCAGCCTGCCTCGTCGTGGCCGAGGACAAGCTCGAGGAAATGGGCCTGGAGCCGTCGCTCTGGTTCCGCGGCTGGGCGGCCGCGGGCTGCGATCCGAGCCGCATGGGCATCGGCCCCGTGCCAGCCGTCGAGCGCCTGTTCGCGCGCACCGGCATGGGCTGGGACGACATTGGCCTGGTCGAACTCAACGAGGCCTTCGCGCCGCAGGTGCTCGCGGTGCTCAAGGGCTGGGGCTGGTCCGCGGGTGACAGTCGCCGCGACATGCTCAACGTCAACGGTTCGGGCATTTCGCTGGGGCATCCGATCGGAGCGACCGGCGGACGTATTCTTGCCGACATGGCCGCCGAAATGCACCGACGCGAGGTGCGCTACGGCCTCGAAACCATGTGCATCGGGGGGGGGCAGGGCATCGCCGCGATTTTCGAACGGGCGGCCTAG
- a CDS encoding FAS1-like dehydratase domain-containing protein — MSDWDAWIGRELVQEDVLDPALARRWCGTFDLSPPVDGIMPQGIHLCLCTPEAPQSALGEDGHPRRDDSATSFFPPIPLPRRMWAASNIAFLAPIRVGTEIKRVSRIASIAEKEGSTGKLGFVDVEHVTSADGAEAVRETQTLVYRDSVSPDAPMSPPGLGQGTFDITAWDAHTIVTPDPRLLFRFSALTFNTHRIHYDLPYARDVERYRGLVVHGPLMASLLLQLAARELGENKLKSFSFRAVSPAIADEVLHLAMRRGDDGVELGTFASDGRQCVKANATF; from the coding sequence ATGAGCGACTGGGATGCCTGGATCGGTCGCGAACTGGTCCAAGAGGACGTGCTCGATCCTGCGCTCGCACGGCGGTGGTGCGGCACATTCGATCTTTCCCCGCCCGTAGACGGTATCATGCCGCAGGGCATTCATCTGTGCCTCTGCACTCCCGAAGCGCCGCAATCTGCACTTGGGGAGGATGGACATCCCCGGCGCGACGATAGTGCGACCAGCTTCTTCCCGCCGATCCCGCTGCCACGCCGGATGTGGGCGGCGAGTAATATCGCCTTCCTTGCCCCGATCCGTGTCGGCACGGAGATCAAACGCGTCAGCCGCATCGCCTCAATCGCCGAGAAGGAAGGCTCGACCGGCAAGCTGGGCTTCGTCGACGTCGAGCACGTGACCTCGGCTGATGGCGCGGAGGCAGTGCGCGAGACGCAGACGTTGGTCTACCGCGACAGCGTGTCGCCCGACGCGCCGATGAGCCCGCCGGGTCTGGGGCAGGGCACATTCGACATCACTGCATGGGACGCGCACACAATCGTCACGCCCGATCCGCGGCTGCTGTTCCGATTCTCGGCGCTGACGTTCAACACCCACAGGATTCATTACGACCTCCCCTATGCGCGCGATGTCGAGCGTTACCGTGGGCTGGTGGTGCATGGCCCGTTGATGGCCAGCCTCCTGCTGCAGCTGGCGGCGCGCGAGCTGGGCGAGAACAAGCTCAAGAGCTTCAGCTTCCGCGCAGTCAGCCCGGCGATCGCAGATGAGGTGCTTCACCTCGCCATGCGTCGGGGCGACGACGGCGTTGAACTCGGCACCTTCGCGAGCGACGGAAGGCAGTGCGTGAAGGCCAACGCGACGTTCTAG